The nucleotide sequence GCCACTTGTTTCAGGGGCGATTCGGCTGTGTAGCGATGGACGAGCGCCACCTGATGGCGGCATTCCGTTACGTGGCTTTGAATCCAGTTAAAGCAAAGTTGTCGAACACGGCGGCCGATTGGCCCTGGTCCAGCACGCCA is from Gammaproteobacteria bacterium and encodes:
- a CDS encoding transposase, with the translated sequence MPNHIHLILVPSEDSGLSRAVGETHRLYSGYINARLRVTGHLFQGRFGCVAMDERHLMAAFRYVALNPVKAKLSNTAADWPWSSTP